A single Lactuca sativa cultivar Salinas chromosome 8, Lsat_Salinas_v11, whole genome shotgun sequence DNA region contains:
- the LOC111911240 gene encoding uncharacterized protein LOC111911240 — MIHNTLSAYESKVHNTFLDLEESNILRLYMSDAIIDISKAREAFEAKEAAPSVADLSSKVIKEREPYNSRVYNVIKRFQSQWPKVEDPNMKDAKDDASVSPRNRIPQHDNQTESNSKVNKYNSDEEDAISNKWKPELAWLTKALEPTLQLCRWPLPTGDENSKNEEGKPAEQEIRVDTCNGTDDCYWKGSSYFTAGTWSSCC; from the exons ATGATACATAATACCTTATCTGCATATGAATCCAAG GTTCACAACACGTTTCTTGATCTTGAGGAGTCGAATATTCTTCGCCTGTATATGAGTGATGCAATAATAGATATATCTAAAGCTCGTGAAGCTTTTGAAGCAAAAGAAGCAGCACCATCTGTTGCAG ATTTGAGTTCCAAGGTTATAAAGGAAAGGGAACCTTATAACTCCCGTGTATATAATGTCATCAAACGCTTTCAATCACAATGGCCAAAAGTAGAAGATCCAAACATGAAAGATGCAAAAGATGATGCATCTGTATCACCTAGAAATAGAATACCTCAACATGACAACCAAACAGAGTCGAATTCTAAGGTTAACAAATACAATTCTGATGAAGAAGATGCAATCAGCAACAAGTGGAAGCCAGAGCTTGCTTGGCTCACAAAAGCACTTGAACCAACATTACAATTGTGTAGATGGCCTCTTCCCACAG GTGATGAAAACTCAAAAAATGAAGAAGGAAAACCAGCTGAACAAGAG ATTAGGGTGGACACCTGTAATGGAACTGATGATTGCTACTGGAAAGGCTCTTCCTATTTTACAGCTGGAACATGGAGTAGTTGTTGTTAG
- the LOC111911182 gene encoding F-box/kelch-repeat protein At3g06240, translating into MVSPRSRHPTTMENLPGEVLSDIFIRLLAKQLAQMRCVCKDWNALLSESSFVKSHLHRSMHINQKILTFFGVRADCTSFTASPFSSPAIELDNFFKFPVNLESQPARCFGNVVGCVKGLICFKYESGDDYIVCIQNHSLSAFLTLPPCSMGSSSESRNINFLFGYDPKTDDYKVVKLTELFDPRRIAPVEVYSLRKGKGSWELVSQRIPSHLQCIRDLDLVCVDGHEGHLHWFCYTYIGGKLTQLILAFDLCSERFKEIPFPDSLRTCCFGDRLNVVGVLGGKVCVMSRVRDTDCEVWVMDEYSWVKLHVFSGFSGGDKIFPCGKLLSMLTVLFG; encoded by the coding sequence ATGGTTTCACCACGATCACGACACCCAACTACAATGGAGAACCTCCCTGGCGAAGttttatcagacatattcatCAGGTTATTGGCAAAACAGCTTGCTCAAATGAGGTGCGTTTGTAAAGATTGGAATGCTCTGTTATCTGAATCCTCCTTTGTAAAATCCCACCTCCATCGTTCTATGCATATCAACCAGAAGATTCTTACGTTCTTCGGTGTTAGGGCTGACTGTACTTCATTCACTGCAAGCCCCTTTTCTTCTCCCGCTATCGAACTCGACAATTTCTTCAAATTCCCCGTTAATCTCGAATCTCAACCTGCACGTTGTTTTGGCAATGTCGTTGGATGTGTGAAAGGGTTAATATGTTTTAAGTATGAATCAGGTGATGATTATATCGTTTGTATTCAGAACCATTCTCTCTCCGCTTTCTTAACTCTTCCGCCATGTTCCATGggctcctcctctgaatcaagaAATATCAATTTCCTGTTTGGGTATGATCCCAAAACCGATGATTACAAAGTTGTTAAGCTTACAGAGCTTTTCGACCCACGAAGAATAGCACCAGTTGAGGTTTATAGCCTGAGAAAAGGTAAAGGTTCCTGGGAGTTGGTATCTCAAAGAATTCCATCACACCTGCAATGCATTAGAGATCTAGATTTAGTTTGTGTAGATGGGCATGAAGGCCATCTTCATTGGTTTTGTTATACTTATATTGGTGGGAAGTTGACACAATTGATATTGGCATTTGATTTGTGTTCAGAGAGATTCAAGGAGATACCTTTTCCAGATTCTTTAAGAACATGTTGCTTTGGAGATCGGTTGAATGTGGTGGGAGTTTTGGGTGGAAAGGTTTGTGTGATGTCGAGGGTAAGAGATACCGATTGTGAGGTGTGGGTGATGGATGAGTATTCATGGGTCAAACTTCATGTGTTTTCAGGGTTTAGTGGTGGTGATAAAATATTTCCATGTGGAAAGTTGTTGAGTATGTTGACAGTCTTGTTTGGATAG